TATTAAGTCTACTGGTTTTGTGTATGTGAAGTAGTTGTGGTCAAATAATTGAAGAAAGTCAAGTGTAGCTGATTGAGTGCTTCCCACTTCTGTATAATCCAAAACTGACCTTTGTACAACCTTTTTTGCTTCTGTGAGATATTGCTTCTTACGTGGTGATTTACTTTTTCCATCTGCACCCCAATAGAGTCTTCCTTCTTTTACATGTTGGGCATGGGTCTCTTTAGAATAAGCCCAAACAGCAGTTTCACGAGGCCATACTTCTTCACCTGTAGTTGGGTTTATTAATGGATAATATAGGTTTGGTCGTTCATCTTTGTTCTTGTTACATGTATATGCTGCAGAGTTCCACGGTCCATTAGGGTCATTATCAGGGTTCTTATAGTAAGAGTTTTGTTTTTCTGATCGCTCTAATCTGTTTGGATACCAAGTTTCTTTGTCTTTGGCAAAAACTACAAGGTATTCATGATCTGAACTGAACCACTGAGAGTCATTTGCTGGTGATACTCGTTTCTTCCATACAAGCTTCGAAACAAAGTTAATTTCACCAAAAATGTCTTTACAGATTTTCTCTAAACTATCTACTTCATTATCATCAATAGAAATAAATATAGCTCCATCCTTGTCGAGTAAATTTCTCGCCAATTTTAACCTTGGATACATCATGCTTAACCAATCGGAATGATAGCGTCCTGCTGTTTCAGGGTTGGCTACCAAACGTTGGTTGTACTCGTCTTTTTGTCCGCTTTCAATCAGTTCTTCTTGGGCATCTTTGCTAAAGTTGTCTTGGTACACAAAATCTTTGCCTGTGTTGTAAGGCGGGTCTATGTAGATCATCTTAATCTTACCCAAGTAGCTTTCTTGTAATAGCTTGAGTACTTCTAAGTTGTCGCCTTCTATGTAGAGGTTTTCGGTGTTGTCAAAGTTTACAGAGTCTTCTCGTACAGGGCGTAGAGTTTTAGTAGTGGGCAAGTTGGCGGTTACTATGGCTTCTCGTTTCCCTGGCCACTCCAAACGGTAGCGTTCTTTATTGCCTTGTACCACGGCATGGCTCAGCTCTTGTTTGAGCAGGTCAAAGTCTATGGCTTTGCCTTCTGCACTTTCCGTAACGCAGTTGGGGAATAGGTCTGCTAACTTTTCAAAGTTTTTGTTTACCAGGTCGGGTGATTTGAGGTCTAATTTATCTGTATCCATTTACTTTTTTTCTTTAGTTGAGACGATTAAGTCTTTCATATCTACGTCTAATATTTTGGCAATGTCGGCAAAAACCAAATATGCTATTTGCGCGTTGGCTTTTGCATGCCGCACAACAGGGTTATAGGTCATACTAAACATTCGTTTATTCGTCATAGTATACGAGATACAACCACAAAGCAATCGTTGTGCTCAAATGCCTAGCGCCAGCGAGCATAACCATGATGCTGGTTGGACGCTACAATCCGCTAAATCAAAACCACCTACAAAAACTGCCCACGAAAGCTGCCTACAAATAAAATCTGTCTTAGAAAGGGCAGTTACACAGTTGAATGACCGTTTATTATCCCTTGGGGGCGGCGGATTTGATGGCATCGGTTGCCTGTGCGGCATATTGCGTGAAGTTTTCATTAAACATTGCTGCCAGCGATTTGGCCTGTTTCTCATAGGCAGATTGGTCTGCCCACGCATTTTTAGGGATTAGGATATTATCAGGTACGCCAGTGCATTTGGTGATAATTTCAAAGCCAAAAACCGAATCCGTTTGGCTGGGCGCATTGGCTAGTTCGCCTGCGTTAATCGCATCAATAATGGCGCGTGAATAAGCCAGCTTGATACGTGAACCAACGCCATAAGCACCGCCTGACCAACCCGTGTTGACTAGCCAGACATTGACTTTGTGCTGTTGCATTTTTTGCGCTAACAATTCGGCGTATTTGGTCGGATGCCAGACCATAAATGGTGCGCCAAAGCAAGCGGAGAAAGTGGCTTCGGGTTCGGTAACGCCCATTTCAGTGCCTGCCACTTTGGCGGTGTAGCCTGAAATAAAGTGGAACATGGCTTGCTCAGGACTGAGTTTGGCGACGGGCGGCAATACACCAAAGGCATCACAAGTCAAAAAGACAATATCGCTAGGATGCCCCGCTAGGCAAGGAATACGGGCGTTAGAAATGGCCTCGACAGGGTAGCAGCCGCGCGTATTTTGTGTGATACTAACATCGCTATAATCGACTTGGTGTTGGTCGTTGAATTTGACATTTTCTAGTACCGAGCCAAAGCCCAACGCGCCGTAAATCTCAGGCTCTTTTTCCGCGCTAAGATCGATGACTTTGGCGTAGCATCCGCCTTCGATGTTAAAGATACCCGTATCGGTCCAAACATGCTCGTCGTCGCCGATTAGCTCACGATTAGGGTCTGCTGATAAAGTGGTTTTGCCTGTGCCTGATAGCCCAAATAAAACGGCTGAGCGTTCGCTATTGATTTCGGCAGTGGCTGAACAGTGCATGGGTAGCTGTTGCTGTAATGGCATCAGGTAATTCAAAATAGTGAATACGCCTTTTTTCATTTCACCTGCGTATTCGGTGCCAAATATCACCATTTCACGGTGCTCGAAAGAAAGCGAGACGGACGTATTGGAGGTAACCCCTTCAATGCCTTGGTCGGCATCCACGTGCCCTGCGTTATAGACGACGTAATCGGGCTCGCCAAAGTTAGCTAATTCGGCTTCATTAGGGCGAATCAGCATATTGTGCATAAATAACGCGTGGTAAGGGCGCGAGGTGATGATGCGTATTTTTAAGCGGTATTGTGTATCCCAGCCAGCGAACCCATCGACGACATAGAGTCTTTGCGTCTCATTCAGCGAGGTGATTGCTTGGTCGCGTAATTGAATGTGTGAGGCCTCAGGCAATGGTCGGTTAATGTCACCCCACCAAATGTTTTGCGCTGAATCGGGGTGTTTGACGACACGTTTATCTTTGGGTGAGCGCCCTGTTTTTTCCCCAGATAGTGCAACCAAAGCCCCTGAGGCGGCAATCGCACTGCCAGCTTCGTATTTGATGGCCTCTTGGTAAAGTACCGCTGGCGCTGCGTTACGTAAAATGATGGGTTGGGAAATTCCGTTAATAGTTACGCTCATATTGTCTCTCGATGCAGGTTAATTAGGGTTGTCTAACCAGGGTTATCTAATCAGCGTTGTCACAACATAGGGTGACAATCGTTTCAAGGCGCATACCATAACACAAAAGCGACATTTTTTCCTTAAAAAAATCAACTTTTATGAAGGAAATATGGCAGTCTTGTACCTTGTGTCTAGGGTGGTGATTTTGGGGTATCAATCTCGGCGTTAATCTCGGCATCAATCTTGGCGTTAATCGCAGATTTAATGGTCAAAAAATCAACTTTTAAGGGGTCAGGGATGATAATGTCGGCGGGGATTTTGCGTAGCCAAGTGAGCTGTCGTTTGGCGAGTTGTCGGGTAGCAAAGATGCCACGTTCGCGCATTTCTTCCCAGGCGGTGTTCGTTTTGTTGTGTTGTCGAGTACGTTGAATATGGTCGTATTCACCGGCAAGGTATTGCCAAACCTGACGATAGCCCGCGCATCGCATTGACGGGTGTTCCGCGCTGAGCGTGTATTGCCGTTGCAGTGCGCGCACTTCATCGACTAAACCGAGGGCAAGCATGGCATCAAATCGCTGTTCGATACGCTGATGTAGCCACTGTCGATTGTCGGGGAAGAAAGCGATATGAAAAAAATGAAAGCTAGCGGGGGCTTGTTGCTCGGCAAATAACTCGCTTGGCGCACGGCCTGTCAACCGTGCAATCTCGACAAAACGAATGAGTCGCTGGGTGTCGTTACCCTGAATGCTGGCGGCAAGCGCGGCATCGATTTGGCTGAGTTCGTCGCGTAGCGCCTGATGGCCATGCTGTGCCAACGTATGGTGTAGTTGTTTGCGGAGCGATGAATCCGCTGCAGGCAGTGTGGCCAGTCCATCAATCAGCGCTTTGTAATATAACATAGTACCACCAACAAGCAGTGGGATATTGCCGCGCTGAGTGATTTGCGCAACGAGGTCGTTGACATCCGTCACAAACTGGGCGACCGAATAATGTGCCTCGGGTGAGATAATGTCCATTAAATGATGCGGGTAACGGGCCCTTAGTTCGGGCGAGATTTTGGCCGTACCAATGTCCATGGATTGATAAATTTGGGCGGAGTCCATATTGATTAGTTCAATCGGGAAACATTCGCTTAGCTGGATGGCCAAATCGGTTTTTCCTGCGGCAGTTGGCCCTGTGACGGCGAGAACTAGCGGTTTGACTAGCGGTTTGGCTTTGCTAACGGGGACAGGCATTTTACTCTCCGCGCAAGAATAACTTGTCCAGCATATCAATGGTTAATTGTGTCCACGTTGGGCGACCGTGATTGCAATAGTCGCTACGTGCGGTGCGTTCCATGTCGCGAAGCAGGGCGTTCATTTCATCGAGGGTGAGCTTGTGATTGGCGCGAACGGCGGCATGGCAAGCCATGGTTGAAATAATGGGGTAAATGATGCTTTCGTGTGCGCGATGACCCTCAAAATGGCCGAGTTGGTTGATGACTTCATGGACTAGTGCTTCACCCCGTTGGCTGCTAAGTAGGGCTGGCATCGTCCGTATTGCAAGGTGCGTCGGGCTAGTAAAATGCACGTCAAAGCCTAAATTAGCCAATGTCTCTGTCTCTGCCTCTACGGTGTCAATCTGTTCGCCAGTGAGCTCGGTAACGATAGGGACGAGCAAGGTTTGCGTGGCGATTGTTGCGGTATCAAAGCTAGTTTTCATGCGTTCATACACGATGCGTTCGTGTGCCGCATGCATGTCAACGATGATGAGGCCTTGGGTGTTTTCTGCCAAAATATAAATGCCATGAATTTGTGCGATGGCGCGCCCTAGTGGATAAGGGGTATCATCAGGTAGTGTGCCAGTAGATAATGCATCAGTAGATAATGCATTGGTAGATAGTGCTGCTACGTCGATTTGATCAGGATTTACCGTGTTATCGCGGTTAGCTGAATGGGGTAATAACTGGTAATCTGCAATACGGTTGCCTTGGTGTCCCGCTGTGTAGCTGGTGTATTTGGTGTTGAATAAGGCGCCTTGTGAAGCGCTGTGTGGGGTGCTATGTGAAGTGCTGTGTGAAGCGCTGTGTGGGGCATCTTGTTGCCTAGTTGATGGTTGGCTGGTTAATGACTGATTGACTGACTGATTAGCTGAATGATTGACTAACTGAGCTTGGCTTTGTGGTTTGGCAAGGGCGTGGTGCAGAGTAGAGTAGATAAAATCATGGACGAGTCGGCCTTGATGAAATCGGACTTCTTGTTTGGCTGGGTGCGCGTTGACATCGACTTGTTCGGGGGCGAGTTCGATGTGTAATAAAAAAACAGGCTGGCGTTGTCCATACAGGGTGTCGCGATAGGCTTGTTTGACCGCATGCGCGACCAACCGATCTTTGATGAAGCGACCATTGACATAAAAAAACTGTTTGTTGGCTTGGGACTGGGCGAGATTCGGGTGCCCAACCCATCCCCACAATCGCACGCCAGCGCGCACTTCGTCAATAAACGTGGTGTGCTCTTTAGCCGCTGGACCAAAAACATAAGCCAGTCGTGAGGCTTCGTAATTACTCGCGCCAGCGGCAAAGCGTGTGACTAATTTGTTGTTGTGGTGCAAGGCAAAGCTCACCTCAGGGCGAGAAATGGCAATACGTCTAAACCATTCTTGGCACTGGGAAAATTCAGATTTTTCTGTCTTTAAAAATCGTTTGCGCGCAGGAATATTAAAAAACAAATCCCGCACCCAAATAGTCGTGCCGATAGGATGCGCTGCTGCCGTAATGGTTTTTTGATTGGTAATCTGGTAGGCGTTATCCGATTCGGGGGTGCGCGAGAGGATTTGCATTTGGCTGACGGCGGCAATACTGGCTAATGCCTCACCGCGAAACCCCATTGACGTCACATGCTCTAATTCGTAGAGATTGCTGATTTTGCTGGTCGCGTGGCTGGTGATGGCCAGTGCCAAATCGGCCTCGCTAATGCCGTGTCCATTGTCAATCACGCGGATTGATTTGCTGCCCCCTGCTTCTAAATAGACGCTAATTTGGTCGGCGTCTGCGTCTAGACTATTCTCTAATAATTCTTTGACAATTGACGCAGGGCGCTCAATGACTTCCCCTGCGGCAATTTGGTTGACAAGGTGGTTGTCAAGTTGTTTTATTCGCCGCATAAGCTGTCATTCAATTCAGTTATCAATCCAATATCACCGATAAAAGCCACCGATAAAAGCCACCGACAAAATCAATCAGTGCCATAACCCATTGCCATAATTCAGTACCGTAACTCAGTGCCATTAAGGCGTTTCTTGAATGGCTTGGGATATTTGTTGTAGTAACGCTTGTGCCGCATCGGGTGTGGGGGTTTCATCCGCGATTTGTTTGACGACGGCAATTTGCTGATTGCCTTGGTCAGCCAATCCGACTTCGTAGCGGGTGATTTGGCGCTCGGTGCGCTTGATGAGGAATCCCGTTTCTTTGTCTTCGATTTTGGCGAATTGATACGTGCCGCTTTGGCGGTTTTGTCGTGTCAGTTCATACCCTGAGCGATCAATGGCAACACCCAGCAGAACCCACGCTTCGTTGAATCGTCCGTTGATGACTAATGCGGGCGTGCCATCCGCCAAACGCTCAAATGCGAGCGAAGACTGCTGGCGCTGACTGTTTTGTGCGTCTATTTGCTGTAAATTGCTGGCATTGTTGAGTAAGTAAAGGCTAAGGCGGCGTAGCATTTCAATTTCTAATTCAGGGTTGCGTGACGAACCCGCCCAGGCGTACTGTTTGACTTCGCGTTGGTTGGCTGTGCCTGCTGTGTTGGCATCAGAAATGGCTTCTTCGGTTGCGCCGTAGTGAGTTAGATAAACGTAAGTAACGTCATCGTGGTAGTCGATACGTGTGCGGAATTTGTCACGAATGCCTGAATCACGAATGCCGCTGAAAATATTGTTTAAAAATCCAGTAATTCCCGTAGAAGGCAGGTTGCCATTGGCTTGTAACCAATCGGTTTCCATGATGCCGATATTTTTGTCTTGGCGAACCAGTGGCAGTCCGTTATTGAGCCAGAAGGCGCTAGCACGGTCAAATACTTGGCTAGGGCTTGCTGTCATTTCTAGCCATGACACGTTGCCGTCAGAATGGATGTTGCGTAAGGCGGCGGCAAGACGGTCTTGTTCAGATTGTGTGTTGCTTCTTTCTTGTTGGTAGTCTGATAGCGCGGCTTTGTCGACACCTGATAGCTCTGGGATAGTCAGGCTGTCATCAATGCTGGATTGGGTTAGATCAGGCGGTATTTCTAATGGGTTGGTGGTGCGACTTTGTCGGTAATCAGGGCGATTGTCGGGTACCAGCGATTCAACATCGACGCTAGAGCAGCCGCTAATCCCAGTAAGCAACAAGCCAATAAGCATCAAGGTGAAAAATCTAGGGAGGGAGTTATTTTTGTTTATCATGGTTAGGTTCTGCTGTGTTTTCATTGTAGGTTGATGAGTAAATAAACGAATAATTAATAAGCGCGTCATTAAATAGATTAATTAAATAGATTAAATAGGCGCTATACAGTTTTTGGTAACGCAATATGTGCCGCTGACAAAGCGGCCTCGACGCATCCATAGTGCGCTTCATCAAGCGGCACAAGCGGTAGTCGAAGGGTGTTTTTAATATAGCCCATTTGTGCTAAAGCCCATTTTGTCGGGGCGGGGCTTGGCTCGATAAAAAGCTGCTTGTGTAAGGGTTGTAGACAATCATCGATGGCTTTGGCCGCGGCAAAATCGGTTTTAGCCAGCTCGCAAACCGACGCCATCAATTTGGGGGCGACGTTAGCCGTGACCGAAATGGCGCCCGCAGCGCCTTCGTGGATGATTTGGCAATTGATTGGATCGTCACCGCTGTAAATAGCAAAATCTGCAGGGCAAATCCGTAGCAATTCGCGGCAACGCTCGATCGTGCTGGCCTCTTTGATGCCGATAATGTGTGGAATTTCAGCGAGTTTTTTGACGGTTTCTGGGGCAATGTCGCTACAGGTTCTGCCGGGTACGTTATAGAGAATCAACGGTAAATCACAGGCAGCGGCAATAGCAGAGAAATGCGCAAACAGGCCGCGTTGGTTGGGTTTGTTGTAATACGGGCTGACGGATAAATGGGCATCACAGCCAGCGGCTTGGGCGCCTTTTGCCAGATGGATAGCCTCTGCCGTGCTGTTGGCGCCAGTGCCTGCAATGACGGGGATGCGGCCGTTGACTTTGTTGGTGACGAATTGGATGCACTGGATATGCTCTTCGGGCGTGACTGTCGGTGACTCGCCTGTTGTGCCGACGGCGACGATACCGCGCGTGCCCTGTGCAATATGAAATTCAATGAGGCGTTCTAATGCATCCCAGTCAATTTGACCGTTAGGTTGCATGGGCGTGACGATGGCCACTAGTGATCCTGTAATCATAAACAGAACTCCTTTAATAAAGCTAGATTGACACCAATATTAACGCCCAAATCGAAAAATAACAACCATTGTTCGATGAAATGTTGTTGAGTAAGTTATGGATGGGCTACTGGACGGCAGTCAATGTTCGCAAAGGTTGATTGGTGTGAGAGACTATTCGGGCTGGTCAATATCAATTAATTTGGCTGGCAGGCTTTTGCCGCAGTGTGGGCAAGCGTCTGTTTTTGCGCTTTGGTTTTTGGAGGACATGGCCATTTGGTTTTGTAGAATTTTGTTGGCTTCTTCGGGCTCGATATCGAATTGCTCTTGTAGTGTTTTTAAGTGCTGGTATTCTTCGGGAGTGATAACGCCGTCTAGCAGAGCTTGTTTGACCGCGTCGCGATAATTGTCTTTGTTTTTATGGAGCTGCTCAGAAAATGCCGACGCCAGTATGCCCGCAGGTAGCGCGACAATGCCAATGCCAATGACGGTAATCAGCCCGCCAAAGACTTTACCCATCGGGGTAATCGGCGTGACATCGCCGTAACCGACGGTGGTGAGTGTAATCAGTGCCCACCACATCGCTTTGGGGATACTGCCAAAGGCTTCGGGCTGTGTCTTGCCCTCGATTAAGTAGATAAAGCTAGACGCAATAATCAACATAATTACCAGCACAAAGCACGCCGCCGCAAAAGAGCGACTTTCGTTGCGCAGTACAGTTAGCAGCGTGGTGATGGTCGAATTGTAACGGGTAAGCTTGAAAATCCGCAGTAACCGCAAAATACGCAAGAATCGCAGGTCGACAGAAATGAAAGCCAGTAACATCGGTAAAATCGCAAGTAAATCAATGATTGCCATGGGCGACATGGCGTATTTTAGACGGGCTTTGCTGGGTGGTAAGTCTTTGTATTTGGGGAGGTCTGGCGCAATCCATAGGCGCGCAAGGTATTCGACACTAAAGACACTGACTGCAACCACATCGATATAGCGTAATATATGGCCGTAAGTGCCGCTGATGCTAGGCTCTGATTCGAGGACAATCGAAATGATGCTGATAATGATGAGGCCAATAATCAACAGATTAACCGTGATGCTGAGCCTGTCCCTGCTGCTGTCATCTAGGGCTAAGGTAATTTTTTTTCGAAGCGGCGCAGTTTTGCTAGGCATACATGTTATAATTTAGTTCGATAGCTAGATTTTAGCAGAAACTCACCGATTGACGAAGCAATTAAGGTATATTCATGGTATCAGCATTGACAGCAGGGGAATTAACAATAGGGCAGGCGGTTCCACCGTTTGTGGGGCAAACCAATCAAGGGCAATGGCAGTTGACCGATTTTCTGGGGCAACAGGTGATTGTTTATTTTTATCCCAAAGACAATACCCCAGGCTGCAATAACGAAGCGCAAGACTTTAACCGCGCTATGCCAGAGATACAGTCGAAAAACGCAAGCGTCGTTGGGGTGTCGCTGGATAGCCTCGCCTCGCATCAAAAATTCAGTGATAAGTTTGATCTGACCTTTCCGCTGATAGCCGATGAAGATAAATCAATCAGTGAGTTATTTGGTGTGTATCAGCAAAAACAATTCATGGGTAAAACCTTTATGGGGATTGTCAGAAGCACCTTTGTCATCGATGAATCAGGTCACCTAAAACACGCTTGGCGACAAGTTAAAGTCAAAGGGCATGTTGACGACGTGTTATCGGTGTTATAATACGGGGTTTATAAATAATTGCCCTACAAGTAAGCGTCTTACAAGCGAATTGCTAATTGTTGGTCTTTTTGTTAATTTTTTATTAATTTTTTTGTTAATTTTTTTATGGCAGTAATATATTGATGGAAAAAACGCCAAAGCAAGTGGCATTTTTAATGCTAGAAAATTTTTCTATGATGGCTTTTTCGTCGACAATCGAGCCGATGCGTGCCGCTAATCGGTTGTATGGTCGAGATTTGTTTCAGTGGCAGCTGTTTTCTGTGGACGGTGGTCCTGTAACGGCAAGCAACCAAATCCAGCTAACGGTAGATGGTGCGATGGCGGCCATTAAACGCCCCGATTTGATTGTGCTGTGCAGCGGATTAGATGTCCAGCACATAGACTACAAAGCAATTAGCAAGATTTTATGGCCCTTTGCGAGCAATGAATCGGTCAGTATCGTTGGTGTCTGTACGGCGCCTTATATCTTAGCCAAATGTGGCCTGCTAGACCGCAGTCGTTGTACGATTCACTGGGAGAATTTAGCCAGTTTCCGTGAGGAGATGCCAGCACTGCTAGTGACTAACAATATCTATGAGATTGACGGTAACCGGATGACGTGTTCGGGTGGAACCGCGCCAATCGATATGATGCTGGAATTGATTCGGCAATCGTTTGATCAAGACTTAATGTTGGCGGTTGCCGACCAGTTTATGCACGAACGCGCAAGACCTGCGGATGAATCGCAAAAAATGGCAGAACATGTCCTCACATCACGGCAGTCGTCCAAACTCGCCGAAGCCATTCAGATTATGCAAAACCATATCGATGATCCGTTGTCTACCAATGAGGTCGCAGAAATTGCGGATGTGTCTTTGCGCCAATTAGAGCGTTTATTTAAAAAGTATAAAAATACAACGCCACAGCGTTATTATTTGTTCCTGCGGTTGCAACAAGCGCGGCGGTTGCTGTTGCAAACGAGTTTGTCAGTGTTGCAAGTGACGATTGCAACGGGGTTTTCCTCGCAGTCGCACTTTACTAAATGCTATCGTGATTTGTTTCATCATACACCTGGCAGCGAACGCAAAGTCATGCGAATTGATAAAACGACAGCCTTGGACGAGCCGTTAAGTGAGTCATTGAATGACGCGTTAGAAGAGGCGCTGGATGCGGCGAGGCGCTAGCGGATGCGTTAAATGGCGATTAAATGGGCAATTAAATCACGATTAAAAAATCCCGCTGAATGAATCGCTCATTCGCGGGATTTTTGATTTTTTATCGACTCTGAAACTAGGCGGATTATCTGTCGCTTAATCTCAGCGGGTTGTGATTTATTGTATTAGTTGTAAACCACTTTAATCGACGGTCCTTCGATATGAATCTCAACGCGGCGATTTTTTTGCATGCCTGCACGGGTTCGGTTGCTGGCAACAGGCTGCGTTTCGCCTTTGCCTTTTGCAACGATGGCACTGCTTGGGATGCCTTTGCCTTGTAGGTAGGTTGCTACCGCGGCAGCGCGTCGCTCTGATAATTTTTGGTTGTAGGCATGCGATGCGCGGCTATCTGTGTGTCCGATGACAACGACGCGATTGCTATCGCTAATCACACCGCGCGATTTTGCCTGCATTAAATGCGAGGCTAGCCCATCGAGCTCTTGTTGCCCTTGTGGTTTTAATACCGCTTTGTCGGTATCGAACCAAGTGCGGCCAGTATATCTAAAAGGCTGCGTGATAAGCCCCGGTGCATTGAAAACTTGCCCGTGGTGCTGGTTGTGGTGGTAGCTGGTGCTACACCCTGAAATGCCGATGACAAAGGTTGCGACGATGGCAAGACTTAAATTTCCTTTCATTGTTAAACTCTCCAATAAGTCAGTTTTTAGTTATTGTCAGCATAGCTTAATATGAAATGGCTTAAAAAACAACAGCCCATTTCAAATAAGTCGATTTTCTTTGCTGTGTCTCGTTTTTATTAAGCCCTGAATTCCATTTGCAAGGCATTTACCCAAGACATTACCAAGGCATTTGCACCTGTGTGATGGCGAAATAAAGCGCAATCAATGCGTATAGAAAATTATACGGGACTTTTGTGGTGCTTGTGTGGTGTTTTTGTGGTGCTTGTGTAGTGTTTGCCTAGGAGGGCTTTGTGCCGATTAAAATAGATAATAAAGTAGGCAAAAGTAGACAATAAAAAACCCGCGTTAATGCGGGTTTTTTATTGTCTTAAGCAGTGTTAATGGTGATTAGTTCGCCATTTTTTTAACGTGCTTTTCAACGCCTTGTACTTTAACTTCGACGCGACGGTTTTGTTGACGACCTGCTTCGGTTGCGTTGGTTGCAACAGGGTTTAGCTCGCCTTCACCGTATGCAGAAATCATGTTTGCAGGAATACCTAATTGAACTAGGTAATTGCGAACAGTCGCTGCACGACGCTCAGATAGGCCTTGGTTGTACTGAACAGAACCTTTGCTGTCAGTGTGACCAACGACTTCAACTTTGCTGACTTTAGCGATGCGGCCGAGTTCTTTGCCTTCTTTGATTTTGCTAGCAAGGGTTTCTAACTCTGCTTTGCCTTCGGCTCTCAAGTAAGACTTGTCAAAGTCGAATAGCGTGTGTGCGCCAAGTGTGAAAACTTCTTCAATCATTTTTGGTGGTGCTTCGTTACCACCACACTCAACGCGCTCATCGTTATAAACTGCTTCAACGCAATCGCCGAAACTATTCTTAACGACATTGCCACTGCTGTCAACTAATGCGTTAGGTGTTGTGTGGGCAGAGGCTGCGAAAGACGCCGCAGTCGCTGCAACTAGTACTAATTTTAAATTTTTGTTCATTTTTTTCTCCAAACAAAAGATAACTTGCAAGTTATATCCTAATTTAGTTTTATTATATAAAGAGTCCTGAAATATTAAAACTCCCGCCTATGATAATAGGCAACGCGAAAAAATGCAAAGAAAATAGCGAAATTATTACAATAATATTGCTTTGGCTGCTTGTTTAATACTTGTTTGCTGCTTGCGGCCTGCATAATAAATCCTGATTTGGCTGGCTGGCTGGATGGACGGATGACTGGATGACTGGGCGGCTAGGTGGGTGCTGGGTAGTTTGCCGTGCGCGCTCGTGGGCAGGCTCGTGGGTAGTGTAAATAATCATGACCAGCTATGCGTGATATGGCGAGCTTGTGTTAAAATAGCCGCTTTATAAGATGGATAAGTAGGAAAATATCATGACTGAATTCGCAAAACAAGTCGCACCAGTAAGTTTAGAAGGGGAAATGAAAGCCTCTTACCTAGATTATGCAATGAGTGTCATTGTTGGGCGAGCATTACCCGATGTGCGTGATGGGTTAAAGCCAGTGCATCGGCGTGTGCTTTATGCAATGGATAAAAACAACAATGCGTTTAATCGCCCTTATATCAAATCGGCGAGGATTGTCGGTGAAGTAATTGGTAAATACCACCCGCACGGTGACCAAGCGGTATATGACACCATTGTTCGCATGGCACAGCCGTTTTCGATGCGCAATATGCTGGTCGATGGACAAGGAAACTTTGGTTCAATTGATGGCGATGCCGCTGCTGCAATGCGTTATACTGAGATTCGCATGGCGAAAATCACGCACCGCCTGCTCGCCGATATTAATAAAGAAACAGTTGATTTTGTCCCGAACTACGATGGCA
This genomic stretch from Ostreibacterium oceani harbors:
- a CDS encoding GlxA family transcriptional regulator, whose amino-acid sequence is MEKTPKQVAFLMLENFSMMAFSSTIEPMRAANRLYGRDLFQWQLFSVDGGPVTASNQIQLTVDGAMAAIKRPDLIVLCSGLDVQHIDYKAISKILWPFASNESVSIVGVCTAPYILAKCGLLDRSRCTIHWENLASFREEMPALLVTNNIYEIDGNRMTCSGGTAPIDMMLELIRQSFDQDLMLAVADQFMHERARPADESQKMAEHVLTSRQSSKLAEAIQIMQNHIDDPLSTNEVAEIADVSLRQLERLFKKYKNTTPQRYYLFLRLQQARRLLLQTSLSVLQVTIATGFSSQSHFTKCYRDLFHHTPGSERKVMRIDKTTALDEPLSESLNDALEEALDAARR
- a CDS encoding OmpA family protein; translated protein: MKGNLSLAIVATFVIGISGCSTSYHHNQHHGQVFNAPGLITQPFRYTGRTWFDTDKAVLKPQGQQELDGLASHLMQAKSRGVISDSNRVVVIGHTDSRASHAYNQKLSERRAAAVATYLQGKGIPSSAIVAKGKGETQPVASNRTRAGMQKNRRVEIHIEGPSIKVVYN
- a CDS encoding OmpA family protein produces the protein MNKNLKLVLVAATAASFAASAHTTPNALVDSSGNVVKNSFGDCVEAVYNDERVECGGNEAPPKMIEEVFTLGAHTLFDFDKSYLRAEGKAELETLASKIKEGKELGRIAKVSKVEVVGHTDSKGSVQYNQGLSERRAATVRNYLVQLGIPANMISAYGEGELNPVATNATEAGRQQNRRVEVKVQGVEKHVKKMAN